The sequence below is a genomic window from Setaria italica strain Yugu1 chromosome IV, Setaria_italica_v2.0, whole genome shotgun sequence.
AGTTGTGACATATCGCTAGCTTGGCTGGTCCCGTCTTAAATTTTCTGGAAATGTTTCCGCAGCGTAACACTAACGATGTGGTGGCGCAGTTGGCTAGCGCATAGGTCTCATAGTCAGTTATGCTGAGGTCGAGAGTTCAAACCTCTCCCACCCCAAATATACCAAGTGATGAAGAAATGCTCTCGTGACTACTTGGGTCGTCACGTTCATCTATCCCATATAATGGATGGCTGGAGCCCTAACTGAGCTTGGtccttttattattatttttaaacTATCTTATtgttcttcccttttttttccctttccagCCGGGCAGAAGGACGGCGAGAAGCGGTCCGTGCCTCCTGCCGTCCTGCGTCGTCGCCGGTGGTGCGGCGAAAGCGTCGCAGTCCGATGCGCCCCCTCCCCCGTCGCTGGTGGAGTGGCGGCTGGTCAGGAAATGGTTACCGTCTCCGTTCCGGGGCCTCCCGAAGTCCGTGTCGGACGTGGGATCAGTCCACCTCTCGGACTCACTCCGACTCGGCCGCGCTTCAGCCTCCACCGCTGCCGCTCGGCGCCGTCCTCAAATACTCCCCACTCCCCACGCAGATCGCCAGCGGCATCACAGGATAACAACGTAAGCAAGAGACGCCCCGCGCTCGCAACTCACGAGTGGTTAGATCACCAACTAACGCCCCACTGTGTCGGCGCCGATGAGTTTCCAGGACGTGTTCCACCACGACCTGGAGTCGGGCCTcccgcctcgcccgccgccgccgccgcaggccgtGGTGGCGCACTGCGTGTTCCAGATCAACACCAAGGTGTccgcgctccgccgcctcgcggaggagctcgccgccgccggccgctggggCCACGGCGACTCCCGCGACGTCCGGGAGCGCATCCGCAGGGCGCGCGCCGAGGCCACGCGCCTGGCGCGGAACACGGCGCGGAGGctcgccgaccccgccgccgcggccaccgtcgGGCCCAGGCTGGCCGCGGACTTCCAGGCCGCGCTTGGGGAGCTCCAGTGGGTGCAGGGCCGGATCATCGAGGCCGACCGCCAGgaaaccgccgccgcccgtcgtgcGTTCCGTACTCCGTCGCCGCCAAGCTACGGTTCTCTCTCGAAACCACAACTGAACATTGGCGCTGCCGGCACCGGCACACGCGGCGCCGATCAGCAATCCGGCATacagatgcagcagcagctggtggAATCGCGGCGGAGGCAGGAGCTGGCCCTGCTGGACAACGAGATCACCTTCAACGAGGCTCTCGTcgaggagcgggagcgggagatATGCAAGATTCAGCAGGAGATCAGCGAGATCAACGAGATCTTCAGGGACCTCGCGAAGCTCGTCCATGGCCAGCAAGGGGCCATCGATATCGTCGAGTCCAACATCGAGACGGCCGCCATGGAGACAAGCAAGGGGGAGGAGCAGCTCACGAGGGCCGCACTGACGCAGGAGTCCAACTCGTCGATGAAGTGCTTGCTGCTCACTGTTTTCGGGCTCGTCATGATGATCTTTGCGTTAGTGTTTGTAACGTAGTATGATAACTGTATCATAATTCATAACTCATAACTGAGCTTGGCTGGAGAGTTCTTGCGTTTTGGGTTGTAAAAACTATGTGCAATTTGATATGTAACCCTGGATTGATTTACTGCAGATGTCCAGAAAACTGCCTGAAGTTTGCTCCTACTCACATCTTCTATAGTGTTAtaaattgttgtgcaaaaaTGAAAATAATGAAAAAACATTAGACCAATAAATGAGCTGTATTGTATCAGCATTCTGTATTCTGCGTCTCTAAAAGAACAGATAGTCAAGTCTTAGAAaacatttgagaaaaaaaactcGGCCAACCAAAGAAAGCATTTGATTAAGTCTTCTTTGTTTTCTAGAGATCGGTAAAGATCTTTACCTttaaagaagaaaataagcatATCTTTTTTCCATAGTCTCAGAATAATTCAATTTTGGCTTGAAAATTTATATTACATATGGATATGGGTTTACATGTGTTATGCAGAATGTGTATCAACATGTCTGGGGAAACAAAATTTGGAAAAACCAATGTACATTGCTCCCCTCTTTCCATTCTAAATCAATTACATGGGCtttgttgttgcaaaagaagcACCCAGTTGGAATTCTCTCCTATTCAAAACAATGCTGCTGATGCCAAGAGTCCTCTTAATCATTTCTTCGGAAAATAAAGTCATATTCATCAAATATTTGGTCAATATGGAAGTGGAAAGTCTTCTGAAAAATAATGAGAAAAAATATGAGTTTTACTACATTATTGAAATATATGTTGGAACCTGAAAATTGCTGCATTTTCCACTGACCTTTTACTGAACCATGTTATCAAGCTTTTGTCTGTATTTAGCCAATGTCTGCACACAAGTTAAGGCGAACAATACTCGTAAGTTAACAAATAGTGAAACTTcataaaggaaaaaaacaaggcactcatgaaaaattaaagaaaggaTAATATGCGCATGTTATCCACTACCATGTGTAACACGATTTAATATGaagtaaaaaataataatagctACATTTTGATGAGTAGTTTACAGTGTGAAAGCAAAAATTACAATGTAAAAAGTAATGGCTACCT
It includes:
- the LOC101785652 gene encoding syntaxin-22, which encodes MSFQDVFHHDLESGLPPRPPPPPQAVVAHCVFQINTKVSALRRLAEELAAAGRWGHGDSRDVRERIRRARAEATRLARNTARRLADPAAAATVGPRLAADFQAALGELQWVQGRIIEADRQETAAARRAFRTPSPPSYGSLSKPQLNIGAAGTGTRGADQQSGIQMQQQLVESRRRQELALLDNEITFNEALVEEREREICKIQQEISEINEIFRDLAKLVHGQQGAIDIVESNIETAAMETSKGEEQLTRAALTQESNSSMKCLLLTVFGLVMMIFALVFVT